A segment of the Sphingomonas kaistensis genome:
GGATGGCGGTCAGGACGACGCCAGCGTTTTGCGGCTCGACGACTGCCGAAGTGATGTCCCAGGTCGCGCCCTGATACTGGATCTGATCGGTCAGCTTCGTGCCAGCGGCGACGGTCGAGAAGGTGAGGCCGAACGTAGCTGCCTGCGCTCCACCTTCCTGCGCCGCCTGCCGCCGCTCGCCGCCGGTGCCGTTGCGGACGCTGGCGTAGGCGCGATAGTGGAGGCCGAACGTCTCGGCATTTTCTCCGTAGCCGTCGCGAACCGTCGTCGCACGGTGAAC
Coding sequences within it:
- a CDS encoding phage head completion protein — encoded protein: MSLFSSTARTELIEVHRATTVRDGYGENAETFGLHYRAYASVRNGTGGERRQAAQEGGAQAATFGLTFSTVAAGTKLTDQIQYQGATWDITSAVVEPQNAGVVLTAIRAQ